Genomic segment of Mastomys coucha isolate ucsf_1 unplaced genomic scaffold, UCSF_Mcou_1 pScaffold5, whole genome shotgun sequence:
CTGAggagaggcttttttttttttttttttttttttttttttttttttttttttttttaagatttatttaatgtatgtgagtacactgtcactatcttcagacacaccagaagagggcatcagatctcattacagatgactgtgagccaccatgtggttgctgggatttgaactcaggacctctggaagagcagccagtgctcttaactgctgagccatctctccagcccgggagAGGCTTTTGTATCTTTTCAGTCCTGGCTTTGACTTGACCTTGCCACCTGTTGAGATCTTGCAGAAGCAtcttccctgagcctcagtttcctcatctataaagaGGGCCCACAACATTGCCTATGCTAGGCTTGAACAAAATAACAGCTGGGAAAGCTTGGGACGGGCCTTCTGCAAAGTGTCAGGAGAATCAGACATTGAAGCGTCATGTGAGGGCATAGGTGGCTTGTCATCTGTCCCCAGCAAACACCGAGGATCCTGAGAAGGGCTCCTGCTGAAAGGGCCTTGCCTGCTTTCTCCATCTCTGCAGGCTCCTTCTTCAGGCTGGTATCGACATTAACCGCCAGACCAAGTCTGGCACGGCCCTTCATGAGGCTGCACTCTGTGGGAAGACAGAAGTGGTTCGGCTACTGTTGGATGTGAGTCTGGTGacccaggacacagagaaaaaggTTGGGGCCAAGCGGGGGATGTGGGGACCCCTGACAAGACCTTGGCCTTTGGTGTATGCAGAGTGGGATCAATGCCCAGGTGAGGAACACCTACAGCCAGACAGCACTGGACATTGTACACCAATTTACTACGTCCCAGGCCAGCAAGGAGATCAAGCAACTGCTTCGAGGTGGGTCTGGGTAGGGCTGAGGGCTGGGACAGGGCTGGAAAGGGCAGCTCCCAGGACTGGATGCCTCTTTCCTGTATTTCCAGAGGCCTCAGCAGCTCTACAGGTCCGGGCAACAAAGGATTACTGTAACAATTATGATCTGACCAGTCTCAATGTGAAGGCTGGGGACATTATCACGGTGAGGACAGTCCCTGGGTGCTGTGGCAGGGATGGAAGGGACTCTGTTATGCCTAGAACGCGATCCTGCAGCAGCCTGGGGAGGGTGCAGGGTGGCAGGTGAGGTTTCTTCTTGAGCACACACCCCATTTGTTCTGTCAGGTACTTGAACAGCATCCCGATGGCCGGTGGAAAGGATGTATCCATGACAACCGGACAGGCAATGACAGGGTGGGCTACTTCCCGTCCTCCCTGGGGGAGGCTATCATCAAGCGAGCAGGTGAGTCCACCCCACTCTAGCGAGAAGCAAGCAGGAGCCACTCAGCCTGAGACTGGggactggaaaggaagaagtagaCTTTAGAATGTTGGGGGCAGAGCCAGGTTGAACGGTAACCATGGCCAGGATTGGCATCCAGTAACCTCTCCTGGTGGTACACTCTCAGCAGAGTCCTACATGCCATCCAGTTCTTAGCTGACCACTAAGCACACAGGGTCCTAGGCAGACATTGGtcttctgaggtgggaagagcagAGAACACTGATGTTagttaatatagtaaaagaacCAACTGGTGACATGGAGGAAGCGAAGCAAAGCCCACCTTAGTTAGATCAGAGAAGGCTCTGAAGGGTGGTAGCAGGCAAGTCATGAGCAACCCAGTCCTGGCAACATAAATCTCATGCTCAAAAGCAGTGGGACAGGATGGGTCTCAACACTTAATGGGCAGGAGAGCGGCACGGTGGAGCATGCAGGAGGGGCTCAGGACCAAGTTGGAAAACTCCATAGTATGGTTTAAAGAGGCTGGAGGTGGGatagggtaggggtggggctgaCTTCTTTTAGAGTGGACAAGGGTGAAGATGGGCAGGTGTGGCATGAGAGCCAGGTAGAGGGTATGGTCAGCCACCTGTGACTACCTGGCTTCTAGGATAGGTTTGTCCTCAGGCCACTAAGTGGCGTCTTACTTGTCCCCTAGCACAGAGAAAGTCAACCATCCAGTGCTCCTCAGCCCCTTTGCCCATAAGGCCTTAGGGCTAGGGGTAGGACTCCCTGCCCTGGGCCCTCCACCACTGTGGCCTGGTCTCAGACATTCAGTGTCTCTCACATTACGGAAGGCAGAAGGCTGTAGAGTGGCCTCTATGCTGCTTCCTATGTGTCTGGCAGTGCCTGGGTTGCCTACGGTTCAGGGAGGCTGTGTTTGACCTACAGGTTCCCGGACAGGCAGCGAGCCAAGCCCACCCCAAGGAGCTGGCTCACTGGGTCCCTCTGCACCACCGGAAGAGATCTGGGTGCTGAGGAAGCCTTTTGCAGGTAGGCCCACCAGAGCACTGGGGCAGTCGTTTGGCTGCTAGGTGTTACTGTGGACACTTCACTGTCCCTGTCCTGGCAGGTGGAGATCGCAGTGGCAGCTTGAGCAATGTGGCTGGGGGCAGGAGTACTGGGGGCCATGCCCTGCATGCAGGCTCTGAAGGAGTTAAGGTGAGTGAGCAGGAAGGGGTGGCCAGGGTGGGGTGGCCAGGCCTAGAGCAGTGCTAGCAAGTGGCCTTTCTGGGTTCCAGCTCCTAGCAACCGTGCTTTCCCAGAAGTCAGTCTCTGAATCCAGCCCAGGAGATAGCCCCGTCAAGCCTCCAGAGGGCTCTTCAGGTAAGAGCAAGGACCCAGCTGTGCTGGCCCTGCAGGTAGGCAGTCGCTATATAGCCCTCACCCTGCCATCCCCTCTCATCACCAGGTGCGGCCCGGTCCCAGCCTCCAGCAGCCCATGCTGGGCAGGTATATGGAGAGCAGCCACCCAAGAAGCTGGAATCGGCCTCCGCCTCAGCCTCTGAGGGCAAGGTACAGGGCCTGGTCAGATCCAGGCCTGGATTTGGGAGGGATTGGTTCACAGTCTGACAGGCATTCCTGGCCACAGCAGCCGCTGCAGGCCTTGACAGACCagactctgtctttctgtctgtctctgtgtcatatgtacacacacacacacaactgtacaGGTGTTGTCTGTCATGTAGGCTGTGAGCTAGTGTGTGCACAGTTGCAGAAGTACGAAGGGTGTTGTGTGGATGTGGAATGGTCAACTATGAGCtggacatacatgtgtgtgcttgcagagATGGAAGGGGATGGGTGTGAGACATGTAAATGTTTTTGTGGGTGAGGCAGGTCATGCGTGTATGCGCCTGTGTGGCTGTGATGCGTGATCTGATGGCTGAATCCCATACAGCAGAGGAGGCGAGGGGCATCTGACTAGGGCACAGAGCCAAGCTTCCAGGGAGCATCTAGGCCTGAAGCCCTTCCAACAAAGttccttcctatggggtcacatcatctgcatctctgagatgggtatcatggggtgggggaggccaCGGCACAGACGCAGCAGGACCTTCCTGGTGGAGCTCACAGAAGAAGCCTGGAGGGCTGCAGATGCTGTATCCAGGAGGACAGATCATGGAGTACTGGTACAGTGGACCACAGCGGCGGATCCAGCACTCTGGCCATGAACCAAGCAGAGAAGGAGGCACAGTGGAGGTTGGGGCAGCCGAGCAGTGGACAGGCTGCAGTTGGTGCCTTGTGTCTTGCAGAGTGCTGAGGCGGTCAGTCAGTGGCTTGCCACATTCCAGCTACAGCTCTATGCCCCCAACTTCGCCAGTGCTGGCTATGACCTGCCCACCATCAGTCGTATGACCCCTGAGGTGAGCTGCTGTGGGCGTGTAGCCAGCTGCTTCCCTTCCAAAAGGTAGTTCCCTCCTGCCTGTGAGTTAACGGGCCTCCTCTTTGCCTAGGACCTCACAGCCATTGGTGTTACCAAGCCAGGTCACCGTAAGAAGATTACAGCAGAGATCAGCGGCCTGAACATCCCTGACTGGCTGCCCGAACACAAACCCGTAAGGCTCCTTGCGCCCTGGTGGCCGAGCCAGGACCAGCAGgcagatgaacagacagacagataggctgCCTTCCTGGCTACATCCCTCATCTGCCTTCTGGGGTCCTAGGAAGCGGAGTTACGGATGGAGCCAGGCCcggtggcacaggcctataacCAGCacccagggaggctgaggcaggaggatcatgagttcaaggcttgcctgggctacagaggtaGCCTGCTAGCAGGAAGCTATTTGGACAGCCTATTTGTCCATTACAGGGGTAAACTCTCCAGGCAGGCTCATGGCTAAGACTTAAGGGGTTGTGAGGGGAACCTCGAGCCAGGAGGGTTTGCCATCTCAGTTCCTGGCCAGCACCCCTGTAGCAATGTCTTTTACACATACATGGACTGCAGATGGGCTGGTGTCAAACATGCTTgccatatgtatgcacacaagtCCCATTGCACATGCTGGCCTGTGCTAATGGCTGACAACAGTGGCCTTTGCTCTTTCTTATGAAGAGATGCCTATATGTGGGGACAGTTTCTGAGCTGATGCTGGCCCTCTGAGTTGCACACTCGCTCCGTTCTCCTATCCATCCACAGGAGAGGCTCTGCTGGCTACCCACTGCCTGCCCTCCCCAGGGTCTTAGATCTATTGGTTAACAGGGCTACACCTATCTGTCCCACCTTGCCCCTCGGTGGTCAGCAGCTCAGGGATCGTCCCAGGAGCACATCCGGGTCTCGTGGACCTCGCCTCACTCTGTCACCTGCATGACTGAAGGTGCTGAGTGTGGGGGCAAGAGTGGTCTCAGCTGGGAGCTTGGGACGATTGGGCAGTTCTTGGTGGACACTGGATATTTGCACATTCCTGGTATGGCTGTGTGGTGAATGTGTAACAGGAGCGTGGCCGTGCATCTGCTGTGGGTGGGGAGATAGAGAAAGGGTGCCTGTGCTTTGTATAGCTGGAAGCAGCATGCAGGGCGTGTGTGCTGTGTATATGAAATGAATCTTCTGTGGCATTGTGCATCTGTGTCTGGCGTATGGGTGTGTCTCTTCAGGACACTGCCTATGGCCACCTGATCAGGCAAAGAAGCACTTTTTTATGTCTGAAATTGTGTCCCAGTGATAGGTATgccaagtgtgtttgtgtgtattgacTCGTGTGTACCCTAAGTGTGCAACTGGCATGTTGAGGAGCTGGTGTGCAGTTCCCACCAAGGCTGTGCCTAGGCTGTCTGCAATACTGATTCTTCAGGCCTGTCTgtttgtccttctgtctgtctgtgccccACAGGCCTATCTTCTAATAGTTCCAAGTAGGTGGTCATGGTGTGAGCAGCCAGCTTGGGCTgccctctctgtccccctctccATAGGCTAACCTGGCTGTGTGGCTGTCAATGATTGGTCTGGCCCAGTATTACAAGGTACTCGTGGACAACGGCTATGAGAACATTGATTTCATCACTGATATCACTTGGGAGGACCTGCAGGAGATCGGCATCACCAAGCTGGGTAAGGTCGCAGCCCACTCCTTCCACGTGTGACTGTGCCTCCAGGTCCTCCTGACCAGCTTTTCCCCTACTCCTGACTCAGGACACCAAAAGAAGCTGATGCTGGCGGTGAGGAAACTGGCAGAGCTGCAAAAGGCAGAATACTCCAAGTATGAGGGGGGACCCCTGCGCCGAAAGGCACCCCAATCACTTGAAATGATGGCTATTGAGTCGCCGCCCCCACCTGAGCCTGCTGCAGCCGAGTGCCAGTCTCCCAAGATGACCACCTTCCAGGACAGCGAGCTCAGTGGCGAGCTGCAGGCTGCCCTGTCTGGTCCAGCCGAAGCAGGTGCAGCTGCTGCTGAGAAATCCTCCAACCACCTGCCACCCACTCCGAGGACAACCTTGCGACAGGAGTCCAGCCTGAGTGGACGGGCTCGGCACATGAGCAGCTCTCAGGAGCTGTTGGGTGATGGGCCTCCAGGGCCTGGCAGTCCTATGTCACGAAGTCAGGAATACTTGCTGGATGAGGGGCCAGCTCCTGGCACCCCACCCAAGGAGGTGCGGTCTAGCCGCCATGGCCACAGTGTCAAGCGGGCCAGTGTGCCCCCGGTGCCTGGCAAGCCACGACAGGTCCTTCCATCTGGTGCCAGCCACTTCACACCCCCACAGACGCCCACCAAAGCTCAGCCAGGCTCCCCTCAGGCCCTTGGGGGACCTCATGGTCCAGCCACAGCCAAGGTGAAGCCCACCCCACAGCTGCTGCCACCGACAGACCGACCCATGTCACCTCGTTCCCTGCCTCAGTCACCCACACACCGTGGCTTTGCCTATGTGCTGCCTCAGCCAGTCGAGGGCGAGGCAGGGCCACCTGCTCCAGGACCTGCACCCCCACCTGTACCAGCAGCTGTGCCTACACTATGCTTGCCCCCAGAAGCTGATGTAGAGCCTGGGCGGCCCAAGAAACGTGCCCACAGCTTGAATCGCTATGCAGCATCTGACAGCGAGCCAGAACGGGATGAGCTGCTGGTGCCTGCTGCTGCTGGACCCTATGCCACAGTCCAGCGGCGTGTGGGTCGGAGCCATTCAGTGAGGGCTCCTGCTGGCACAGACAAGAACGTTAACCGCAGTCAGTCCTTTGCTGTGCGGCCACGTAAGAAGGGGccccctccacctccacccaAACGCTCCAGCTCAGCCATGGCCAGTGCCAACCTAGCCGATGACCCGGTTCCAGATGTTGAGACAGAGGACGGCCGGCTAGGGGTCCGAGCACAACGCCGTCGGGCTAGTGATCTTGCTGGCAGTGTGGACACAGGCAGTGCTGGCAGTGTGAAGAGCATTGCAGCTATGTTGGAGCTGTCTtccattgggggtgggggacgggCTATTCGCAGGCCCCCCGAAGGCCACCCCACACCTCGTCCTGCCAGTCCAGAACCGGGCCGAGTAGCTACTGTGTTGGCCTCTGTGAAGCACAAAGAGGCCATTGGGCCTGACGGTGAAGTGGTGAACCGGCGCCGTACACTCAGTGGCCCAGTCACTGGACTTTTGGCCACTGCTCGCCGGGGATCTGGGGAACCTGCAGAGCAGAGTCATTTTATGGAGGATGGCACAGCCCAACAACGGCTTCGAGGTCCAGCTAAGGGTGAGGCAAGTGCAGAGGGTCCTCCCCTTGCCCGGGTAGAGGCCAGTGCCACGCTCAAGAGGCGCATCCGGGCCAAGCAGAGCCAACAAGAGAATGTCAAGTTCATCCTGACAGAGTCTGACACAGTCAAGCGCAGGCCTAAGGCTAAGGAGCCTGACACTGGGCCTGAGCCACCCCCCCCACTGTCTGTGTATCAGAATGGCACAGCCACCATTCGCCGACGGCCAGCCTCAGAGCAGGCTGGGCCTCCTgagctgccccctccccctcctcctgctgagCCCCCACCTGCTGACCTGATGCAGTTGCCTCCACTGCCACTGCCTGACGGCAGTGCACGGAAGCCCGTGAAGCCACCTGTCTCTCCCAAGCCCATTCTGGCTCAGTCTGTGTCCAAGATCCAGGGCTCACCTACACCTGCCTCCAAGAAGGTGCCACTGCCAGGCCCTGGCAGCCCAGGTGGGTATAGAAAGCCAGCTAAGACAGAACAAGGGGATCTCAGGacaggactctttttttttttttaaagatttatttatttttttttttttatgtgtatagtacactgtagctgtagagatggccatgagccattgtgtggctgttgggaattgaactcaggacagccccactggctccagcataatacactgtagctgtcttcagatgcaccagaagagggcgtcagatctcattacgggtggttgtgagccaccatgtggttgctgggatctgaactcaggacctttagaagaggagtcagtgctcttacccgctgagccatctcgccagcccaggacAGGGCTCTTGTCCTGCTCCCATCTCATAGTCTGGTTTTCCTTTTTGAGTTTGATGGAACCCATATGGTATGGGATAAGACTATCTGATCTGATAGTTAAGAGCTCCTTAACCCTGTGCTGTGGGATAACCCTGCCACCCCTGTAGGGGGCAAGCCCACTTTAGTGAAGGAGGTGCAGAAGACCCAGAGGAGTGGCACGCATGCAGGAAGATCTAGCTGGAGTACCCCTGATACAGGGGAGGGTAGGTTTTCAGACAGGAGAGCGGTGCAGAAGTACTGAGACAACCATTGTGGCTGGATGCATCAGCTGCATCTAAAGGAGCTTAGGAAGCAGTGACACATTTTGCAGTAGATACACATACCCTAGTGAAGGTATGCTTAGATGGAGGGAACACAGTGAGTGGTAGATGTGTTGTTATTTCCTCGGTACCAGCATCGTCCTCCTCCCTGCAGAGGTAAAGCGTGCTCATGGCACGCCACCGCCCGTGTCACCCAAGCCTCCGCCGCCTCCTACAGCAcccaagccagccaaggcttTGGCAGGACTACAGTCCAGCAGCGCCACCCCCTCGCCTGTGCCCTCGCCGGCGCGTCAGCCTCCAGCAGCCCTCGTCAAGCCAGCTAGCTCGCCGCCCTCGCAGAGCGCCAGCCCCGCCAAGCCCCCTTCCCCAGGGACACCCGCGCTGCACGTACCCGCCAAGCCCCCTCGCGCTGCCGCTTCAGTGGTCTCCGGACCCCCAGTAGCTTCAGATTGTGCTTCGCCCGGGGACAGCGCTCGGCAGAAGTTGGAAGAGACTAGCGCGTGTTTGGCTGCAGCACTGCAGGCAGTGGAGGAGAAGATCAGGCAGGAAGATGGACAAGGCCCTCGGTAGGTACTTTGATCTGGGGCGGGAGTTCTGGTCCAGCAGAGAGGGTGAATGTGGTTCTTGCAGGTGGACTGGTCTGGGTAAGCGGAGCTATCCAGCCAGCGGGTTAAGAGTGGGTTGCTGTGGAGCCACCTATCCCTGAGTAAGGGTGCCTGTGCTACCCTACCTCACTGATGCATGCCCACCCTTAGCCCCTCCTCCATCGAGGAGAAGAGCACTGGCAGCATCCTGGAAGACATTGGCAGCATGTTCGACGACCTGGCCGACCAGCTGGACGCCATGCTGGAGTGAGGCAGCCACCCACGTGGGCCCACCGTACTCCCCGCACTTTGACCTTTACCTCAGGACGGGCACCTCCAAGCGGTGGGTGGGGGCCCAGTGGGCGGGGCACGCCCAGCTCTGCACAAGCACAACTCCTACTCCTGGCCCAGGCTGGTTGTCAGCCCCCtggcatgggggttggggggcgcTCCAAGGGCTCTGAGCAGATGCGCTGCCCGCTGGTGCCCATTCCTGTCTGCTGCTCCCTGTGCAACAACTGCTGGGTCCTACCCTTGCAGGCTTTGCTCTGCCGGCAGAGGGCTGCCCCTCCCTTGACCTAGGCAAACTGAGCACCAAGGGAAGATGAGAGGGGTGGCCACTGTGGCCCTCTCTCCAATCTGTGGCAGAGCACAGGCCTATGCCCAGCACAGAACTGCCCACTAGGGAACGTCCGCCAGCTGCTCTGGCACAGCANNNNNNNNNNTTGGGCTCGCCCCACTGCACCCCAGAATATAAGCTATCAAGAGTATTAATTTATTGGGAATGAGCTGAGGCAGATttccccagaaaaacaaaaagataactttaacaaatatatatttaaagagaagaaatattaTTGATTCTATAGAAACCCTTTACCAACAGGAAGGTTACAAGTCCAGCTTGACACTAAGGCTGTCAGAGGCTAAGGCCACCTGTCTGCCCTTCCTTGGTCACGAGCACACACCTGGGAGGCACAGTCGGGGGGGGGGACAGTGTGGCTCTGCCCAGGGCCTCTGCCCAGAGCTTCCCCTCTATTCTTCCAGCTTCTGAGAGTCTGAAGAACTGAAGGATGTGCCTTGCTCTTACTGGCTCTCCTCCATGCCACATAGGGCTCGGGGAGGGCTTCTTCCTTCTTGGTGTGGCCATGCCCTTGGGGTGCTGGTGTAAGGGTGGTGAGGGTGCACCCAGTGTGAACCCTGTGTGGACGTGGGCATGAGTGCAAGGGCATGCATGCCAGCCTAGGGGCAGAAGTGTTTAAGGCTGTGTCTGCCCCGCCTCCCCCAGGCAGCCTCTACAGGCAGCCATCCCGCCCACCTTGAATTCCCATGGATGTTCTGCTCATGGTTTGAGGCTGTGTTGTGTAGTACTTCccaccttttcctccctccaaaaaaTACTGACTGGTCTCCTCTCTCATGTTTGCTGATCCACAAGTGTTGGGTATAACAttgacatttctttaaaaaaaaaaaaatcacccctcCTGCCccccaaaaaggaaagaaacccaaaacaaacccaTACTTGTGGTGTGGGCTGGTGGAGGGGCCAACTAAGGTAGTGTGGACACACGGCCCTTCCAACTGTCACTCATGGCGCTTCCTTATC
This window contains:
- the Caskin1 gene encoding caskin-1 isoform X5 — protein: MRPLHYAAWQGRKEPMKLVLKAGSAVNVPSDEGHIPLHLAAQHGHYDVSEMLLQHQSNPCMVDNSGKTPLDLACEFGRVGVVQLLLSSNMCAALLEPRPGDTTDPNGTSPLHLAAKNGHINIIRLLLQAGIDINRQTKSGTALHEAALCGKTEVVRLLLDSGINAQVRNTYSQTALDIVHQFTTSQASKEIKQLLREASAALQVRATKDYCNNYDLTSLNVKAGDIITVLEQHPDGRWKGCIHDNRTGNDRVGYFPSSLGEAIIKRAGSRTGSEPSPPQGAGSLGPSAPPEEIWVLRKPFAGGDRSGSLSNVAGGRSTGGHALHAGSEGVKLLATVLSQKSVSESSPGDSPVKPPEGSSGAARSQPPAAHAGQVYGEQPPKKLESASASASEGKSAEAVSQWLATFQLQLYAPNFASAGYDLPTISRMTPEDLTAIGVTKPGHRKKITAEISGLNIPDWLPEHKPANLAVWLSMIGLAQYYKVLVDNGYENIDFITDITWEDLQEIGITKLGHQKKLMLAVRKLAELQKAEYSKYEGGPLRRKAPQSLEMMAIESPPPPEPAAAECQSPKMTTFQDSELSGELQAALSGPAEAGAAAAEKSSNHLPPTPRTTLRQESSLSGRARHMSSSQELLGDGPPGPGSPMSRSQEYLLDEGPAPGTPPKEVRSSRHGHSVKRASVPPVPGKPRQVLPSGASHFTPPQTPTKAQPGSPQALGGPHGPATAKVKPTPQLLPPTDRPMSPRSLPQSPTHRGFAYVLPQPVEGEAGPPAPGPAPPPVPAAVPTLCLPPEADVEPGRPKKRAHSLNRYAASDSEPERDELLVPAAAGPYATVQRRVGRSHSVRAPAGTDKNVNRSQSFAVRPRKKGPPPPPPKRSSSAMASANLADDPVPDVETEDGRLGVRAQRRRASDLAGSVDTGSAGSVKSIAAMLELSSIGGGGRAIRRPPEGHPTPRPASPEPGRVATVLASVKHKEAIGPDGEVVNRRRTLSGPVTGLLATARRGSGEPAEQSHFMEDGTAQQRLRGPAKGEASAEGPPLARVEASATLKRRIRAKQSQQENVKFILTESDTVKRRPKAKEPDTGPEPPPPLSVYQNGTATIRRRPASEQAGPPELPPPPPPAEPPPADLMQLPPLPLPDGSARKPVKPPVSPKPILAQSVSKIQGSPTPASKKVPLPGPGSPEVKRAHGTPPPVSPKPPPPPTAPKPAKALAGLQSSSATPSPVPSPARQPPAALVKPASSPPSQSASPAKPPSPGTPALHVPAKPPRAAASVVSGPPVASDCASPGDSARQKLEETSACLAAALQAVEEKIRQEDGQGPRPSSIEEKSTGSILEDIGSMFDDLADQLDAMLE
- the Caskin1 gene encoding caskin-1 isoform X1; this translates as MGKEQELVQAVKAEDVGTAQRLLQRPRPGKAKLLGSTKKINVNFQDPDGPVLHLPSFSALHHAALNGNTELISLLLEAQAAVDIKDNKGMRPLHYAAWQGRKEPMKLVLKAGSAVNVPSDEGHIPLHLAAQHGHYDVSEMLLQHQSNPCMVDNSGKTPLDLACEFGRVGVVQLLLSSNMCAALLEPRPGDTTDPNGTSPLHLAAKNGHINIIRLLLQAGIDINRQTKSGTALHEAALCGKTEVVRLLLDSGINAQVRNTYSQTALDIVHQFTTSQASKEIKQLLREASAALQVRATKDYCNNYDLTSLNVKAGDIITVLEQHPDGRWKGCIHDNRTGNDRVGYFPSSLGEAIIKRAGSRTGSEPSPPQGAGSLGPSAPPEEIWVLRKPFAGGDRSGSLSNVAGGRSTGGHALHAGSEGVKLLATVLSQKSVSESSPGDSPVKPPEGSSGAARSQPPAAHAGQVYGEQPPKKLESASASASEGKSAEAVSQWLATFQLQLYAPNFASAGYDLPTISRMTPEDLTAIGVTKPGHRKKITAEISGLNIPDWLPEHKPANLAVWLSMIGLAQYYKVLVDNGYENIDFITDITWEDLQEIGITKLGHQKKLMLAVRKLAELQKAEYSKYEGGPLRRKAPQSLEMMAIESPPPPEPAAAECQSPKMTTFQDSELSGELQAALSGPAEAGAAAAEKSSNHLPPTPRTTLRQESSLSGRARHMSSSQELLGDGPPGPGSPMSRSQEYLLDEGPAPGTPPKEVRSSRHGHSVKRASVPPVPGKPRQVLPSGASHFTPPQTPTKAQPGSPQALGGPHGPATAKVKPTPQLLPPTDRPMSPRSLPQSPTHRGFAYVLPQPVEGEAGPPAPGPAPPPVPAAVPTLCLPPEADVEPGRPKKRAHSLNRYAASDSEPERDELLVPAAAGPYATVQRRVGRSHSVRAPAGTDKNVNRSQSFAVRPRKKGPPPPPPKRSSSAMASANLADDPVPDVETEDGRLGVRAQRRRASDLAGSVDTGSAGSVKSIAAMLELSSIGGGGRAIRRPPEGHPTPRPASPEPGRVATVLASVKHKEAIGPDGEVVNRRRTLSGPVTGLLATARRGSGEPAEQSHFMEDGTAQQRLRGPAKGEASAEGPPLARVEASATLKRRIRAKQSQQENVKFILTESDTVKRRPKAKEPDTGPEPPPPLSVYQNGTATIRRRPASEQAGPPELPPPPPPAEPPPADLMQLPPLPLPDGSARKPVKPPVSPKPILAQSVSKIQGSPTPASKKVPLPGPGSPEVKRAHGTPPPVSPKPPPPPTAPKPAKALAGLQSSSATPSPVPSPARQPPAALVKPASSPPSQSASPAKPPSPGTPALHVPAKPPRAAASVVSGPPVASDCASPGDSARQKLEETSACLAAALQAVEEKIRQEDGQGPRPSSIEEKSTGSILEDIGSMFDDLADQLDAMLE
- the Caskin1 gene encoding caskin-1 isoform X3, yielding MGKEQELVQAVKAEDVGTAQRLLQRPRPGKAKLLGSTKKINVNFQDPDGPVLHLPSFSALHHAALNGNTELISLLLEAQAAVDIKDNKGMRPLHYAAWQGRKEPMKLVLKAGSAVNVPSDEGHIPLHLAAQHGHYDVSEMLLQHQSNPCMVDNSGKTPLDLACEFGRVGVVQLLLSSNMCAALLEPRPGDTTDPNGTSPLHLAAKNGHINIIRLLLQAGIDINRQTKSGTALHEAALCGKTEVVRLLLDSGINAQVRNTYSQTALDIVHQFTTSQASKEIKQLLREASAALQVRATKDYCNNYDLTSLNVKAGDIITVLEQHPDGRWKGCIHDNRTGNDRVGYFPSSLGEAIIKRAGSRTGSEPSPPQGAGSLGPSAPPEEIWVLRKPFAGGDRSGSLSNVAGGRSTGGHALHAGSEGVKLLATVLSQKSVSESSPGDSPVKPPEGSSGAARSQPPAAHAGQVYGEQPPKKLESASASASEGKANLAVWLSMIGLAQYYKVLVDNGYENIDFITDITWEDLQEIGITKLGHQKKLMLAVRKLAELQKAEYSKYEGGPLRRKAPQSLEMMAIESPPPPEPAAAECQSPKMTTFQDSELSGELQAALSGPAEAGAAAAEKSSNHLPPTPRTTLRQESSLSGRARHMSSSQELLGDGPPGPGSPMSRSQEYLLDEGPAPGTPPKEVRSSRHGHSVKRASVPPVPGKPRQVLPSGASHFTPPQTPTKAQPGSPQALGGPHGPATAKVKPTPQLLPPTDRPMSPRSLPQSPTHRGFAYVLPQPVEGEAGPPAPGPAPPPVPAAVPTLCLPPEADVEPGRPKKRAHSLNRYAASDSEPERDELLVPAAAGPYATVQRRVGRSHSVRAPAGTDKNVNRSQSFAVRPRKKGPPPPPPKRSSSAMASANLADDPVPDVETEDGRLGVRAQRRRASDLAGSVDTGSAGSVKSIAAMLELSSIGGGGRAIRRPPEGHPTPRPASPEPGRVATVLASVKHKEAIGPDGEVVNRRRTLSGPVTGLLATARRGSGEPAEQSHFMEDGTAQQRLRGPAKGEASAEGPPLARVEASATLKRRIRAKQSQQENVKFILTESDTVKRRPKAKEPDTGPEPPPPLSVYQNGTATIRRRPASEQAGPPELPPPPPPAEPPPADLMQLPPLPLPDGSARKPVKPPVSPKPILAQSVSKIQGSPTPASKKVPLPGPGSPEVKRAHGTPPPVSPKPPPPPTAPKPAKALAGLQSSSATPSPVPSPARQPPAALVKPASSPPSQSASPAKPPSPGTPALHVPAKPPRAAASVVSGPPVASDCASPGDSARQKLEETSACLAAALQAVEEKIRQEDGQGPRPSSIEEKSTGSILEDIGSMFDDLADQLDAMLE